A single Vulcanisaeta distributa DSM 14429 DNA region contains:
- a CDS encoding AAA family ATPase — protein sequence MLFSTEPKTSLDELFDREAEIERFRSGLNERLVLVLGIRRVGKSSLVLSVLNSLGIDYIFIDVRKLYDNVSRKVPAERIYNELRMSLGNLSFWEGVRRIIDEIDVSLGPIRFRLSASRIRDGIAKILEAINNAGKHVVLILDEAQYLRYSTIGLRPLLAYVYDHLRNITLVLTGSEVGLLHDFLGINDPSSELYGRYYHVVELRPFDRGRSIEFLRRGFRELGINVDDRVIERAADELGGIVGWLVYFGRLYPERGVDAINEVKEIGANLVRSELEELFSRSQYYRYIMEAVAVLGRAKWSDVMKYLMARVGERPTNATLSRDLNNLVKMGFLTKDGDWYGIPDPIVRYAVLRARYFTRS from the coding sequence TTGCTCTTCAGCACTGAGCCCAAGACCTCACTGGACGAGCTCTTTGACAGGGAGGCAGAGATAGAGAGATTTAGGAGCGGCCTTAATGAGCGGTTGGTCCTTGTGCTTGGGATTAGGAGGGTCGGTAAGTCAAGCCTCGTGCTTTCAGTACTTAACTCCCTGGGCATTGACTACATATTCATCGACGTTAGGAAGCTCTATGATAATGTCTCGAGGAAGGTGCCCGCGGAGAGGATATACAATGAGCTAAGGATGTCACTGGGCAACCTCAGTTTTTGGGAGGGGGTTAGGAGGATCATTGACGAGATTGACGTATCCCTTGGCCCCATTAGGTTTAGACTTAGCGCCTCGAGGATTAGGGATGGGATTGCAAAGATCCTTGAGGCGATTAATAATGCCGGTAAGCACGTGGTGCTGATCCTCGACGAGGCCCAGTACCTCAGGTACTCAACGATTGGCCTCAGACCATTACTGGCATACGTCTATGACCACCTGAGGAACATAACCCTAGTACTCACGGGTAGTGAAGTTGGTCTTCTACACGACTTCCTAGGCATTAATGATCCATCATCCGAGCTCTATGGTAGGTATTACCACGTTGTTGAGCTTAGGCCATTCGATAGGGGGAGATCCATTGAGTTCCTGAGGAGGGGGTTCAGGGAGTTGGGCATTAACGTTGATGATAGGGTCATTGAGAGGGCCGCCGATGAGTTGGGTGGCATTGTCGGCTGGCTTGTTTACTTTGGTAGGCTCTATCCTGAGAGGGGTGTGGATGCAATCAATGAGGTTAAGGAGATTGGCGCCAACCTGGTTAGGTCTGAGCTTGAGGAGTTATTCTCGAGGAGCCAGTACTACCGGTACATAATGGAGGCGGTCGCCGTACTCGGTAGAGCCAAGTGGAGTGACGTCATGAAGTACCTAATGGCTAGGGTGGGTGAGAGGCCAACCAATGCAACTCTCTCTAGGGACCTAAACAACCTGGTCAAAATGGGGTTCCTGACCAAGGATGGTGATTGGTACGGCATTCCAGACCCAATAGTTAGGTACGCAGTGCTTAGGGCCAGGTATTTCACGCGCTCATAG
- a CDS encoding DUF3782 domain-containing protein: MSKQADKINRDELLRLLREDEEFRLAVMGLLGIVDIQSSLRQLINAVNRLAEAQSKSVNAMQGIAEGEARITEMLGKVTDMLAKINEMIMDLAETLSRTIDMVERLAKGQEELGNAIRQLADVQRVTWDAVRQLIDGEGKILDLLRQSLESQGRLWQEVKNLQEQVKALQEGQNNVLVEIRKLTENQAGLLQEIKRLADEQERLWREVNALKEVESKLLEENNRLWQEVRALREAQNKLLEENNKIWQEIKALREGYEALRTDVNKLWEENNKIWQEIRKINENIEKIWQEISALREVQNKLLEENNRIWQEIKALREEEARLREGQDRLWERYDRLDRKLSAIGARWGVLSEDAFRRAVEELLSGAGYRVERWSYNDSEGYVFGYPSVVDLNVVVKDDKSFAVEIKSSVSRGDVVVFKRIIELYERVTGRRLDARYLVTYFIGERDEKAVTELANSLGIRIVYPEELTRRQA, from the coding sequence GTGAGTAAGCAAGCAGATAAAATCAATAGGGATGAGTTGCTTAGGCTTCTTAGGGAGGATGAGGAGTTTAGGCTAGCCGTAATGGGTCTACTCGGTATTGTTGACATTCAATCCTCACTAAGGCAATTAATCAATGCCGTTAATAGACTTGCTGAGGCTCAGTCGAAGTCTGTCAATGCAATGCAGGGCATTGCCGAGGGCGAGGCAAGGATTACGGAGATGCTCGGTAAGGTCACGGACATGCTGGCTAAGATCAATGAGATGATTATGGACCTGGCGGAGACCCTGAGCAGGACCATCGACATGGTGGAGAGGCTTGCCAAGGGGCAGGAGGAGCTGGGCAACGCCATTAGGCAGTTGGCCGATGTGCAGAGGGTCACCTGGGATGCGGTCAGGCAGTTGATTGATGGTGAGGGGAAGATACTCGACCTACTCAGGCAGTCCCTGGAGTCCCAGGGAAGGCTCTGGCAGGAGGTTAAGAACCTGCAGGAGCAGGTTAAGGCGCTGCAGGAGGGCCAAAACAACGTGTTGGTTGAGATAAGGAAGTTGACTGAGAACCAGGCAGGCCTACTGCAGGAAATCAAGAGGCTGGCTGACGAGCAGGAGAGGCTTTGGAGGGAGGTCAATGCGCTTAAGGAGGTGGAGAGTAAGTTGCTTGAGGAGAATAATAGGTTGTGGCAGGAGGTCAGGGCATTGAGGGAGGCGCAGAATAAACTCCTTGAGGAGAATAATAAGATTTGGCAAGAGATTAAGGCTCTGCGTGAGGGTTATGAGGCATTAAGAACCGACGTAAATAAGCTGTGGGAGGAAAACAACAAGATATGGCAGGAGATAAGGAAAATAAACGAGAACATAGAGAAGATATGGCAGGAAATTAGTGCACTGAGGGAGGTGCAGAACAAACTTCTCGAGGAGAATAATAGGATTTGGCAGGAAATTAAGGCCTTGAGGGAGGAGGAGGCTAGGCTGCGTGAGGGTCAGGACAGGCTGTGGGAGAGGTATGATAGGCTTGATAGGAAGTTGTCGGCCATCGGCGCCAGGTGGGGCGTGCTTAGTGAGGATGCGTTTAGGAGGGCTGTCGAGGAGCTGCTCAGTGGTGCTGGTTATAGGGTTGAGAGGTGGAGTTACAATGATTCTGAGGGCTACGTCTTCGGCTACCCAAGCGTCGTGGACCTAAACGTGGTGGTTAAGGACGACAAATCCTTTGCCGTGGAGATCAAGTCCTCAGTGAGTAGGGGTGATGTCGTGGTGTTTAAACGCATTATTGAACTCTATGAGAGGGTCACTGGCAGGAGGCTCGACGCCAGGTACCTAGTGACCTACTTTATTGGGGAGAGGGATGAGAAGGCAGTGACCGAACTCGCCAACTCCCTAGGAATAAGGATTGTCTATCCCGAGGAACTAACGAGACGGCAGGCATGA
- a CDS encoding HepT-like ribonuclease domain-containing protein: MRLRRILDLVSRYFDEFRAARRGGGSIYAIERLAQLTIQALLDLGAMLAVELKDEKPETYRGIADYISNKLGLGEDLRRFLRGLAGFRNVLVHGYAEINRELEEEAFRDMEERLPLVIEGLRNFISSIGDPGQVNIEELRVRLRPVFEKHGVRFALLFGSRARAGVGRDYDFAISADLRSAIELGELIVDIAEALGVNEDLIDVVHLESADAGILYSVINDGVVIYGDEEEAMNYLWRRYLELLDINEYLNHLERHMSP; the protein is encoded by the coding sequence ATGAGGCTGAGGAGAATCCTCGACCTAGTGAGTAGGTACTTCGATGAATTCAGGGCTGCGCGCAGGGGTGGTGGGAGTATCTACGCCATTGAGAGGCTAGCCCAGTTAACAATACAGGCCCTGCTGGATCTAGGCGCGATGCTAGCCGTCGAGCTCAAGGATGAAAAGCCCGAGACGTATAGAGGCATCGCTGATTACATATCCAATAAGCTGGGCCTGGGCGAGGACCTGAGGAGGTTCCTTAGGGGGCTCGCCGGTTTTAGGAATGTGCTGGTTCATGGGTATGCCGAGATCAACAGGGAACTTGAGGAGGAGGCCTTTAGGGATATGGAGGAGAGGCTACCCTTAGTAATCGAGGGGCTCAGGAACTTCATAAGCAGCATTGGAGACCCAGGGCAAGTTAACATTGAGGAGCTGAGGGTTAGGTTAAGGCCCGTCTTCGAGAAACACGGCGTGAGGTTCGCCCTACTCTTCGGTTCGAGGGCTAGGGCAGGGGTTGGTAGGGACTACGACTTCGCCATCTCCGCAGACCTCAGGAGCGCCATAGAGCTCGGCGAGTTGATAGTGGATATTGCCGAGGCCCTAGGCGTGAATGAAGACTTAATAGACGTGGTCCACCTGGAGAGCGCCGACGCAGGGATCCTATACTCCGTGATTAACGATGGTGTGGTGATCTACGGCGATGAGGAGGAGGCCATGAACTACCTATGGAGGAGGTACCTAGAACTCCTGGACATCAATGAGTACCTAAACCACCTGGAAAGGCACATGAGCCCCTAA
- a CDS encoding ATP-binding protein has protein sequence MRRVRLGFAGLRVDFVDRDLALKLIEDWVGRGTGLPRVIYGPEGCGKTAWLLQSIELLREFGFEVVYVNPVNRLALAEISINSLKDEFLRLIKEAIAQNALARIAWIAYNVVYDVIKATRGKIAVIVDDAFQVIGVKESALYVKALLNLIEYPPEHYERIVTIAATSEGVSRREIGRHTWANLRVMWNMPRDGFRQLYDQLPGDKPPFEEVWKLTGGNPRILERLYMRNWDVNEVINSLIREKGLSPDFVRRWAGHLREAVGDPDYLWFNAPGELINELIERNLITYFLPKRKPDYWVDTPPPEKDEELGIGKYVAWQTPIHREAVRRALEEST, from the coding sequence GTGAGGAGGGTTAGGCTTGGTTTTGCGGGTTTGCGGGTTGATTTTGTTGATAGGGATTTGGCCCTTAAACTCATTGAGGATTGGGTCGGGAGGGGCACCGGGCTTCCGAGGGTCATTTATGGGCCTGAGGGTTGTGGTAAGACCGCCTGGTTGCTTCAGTCCATTGAGTTGCTTAGGGAGTTTGGTTTTGAGGTTGTTTATGTTAACCCCGTCAATAGGCTTGCCCTCGCCGAGATAAGCATCAACAGCCTTAAGGATGAGTTCCTGAGACTAATTAAGGAAGCCATTGCTCAGAATGCCCTAGCGAGGATTGCCTGGATAGCCTATAATGTGGTTTATGACGTGATTAAGGCGACCAGGGGTAAGATCGCGGTCATCGTTGACGACGCCTTCCAGGTGATTGGCGTTAAGGAGTCCGCATTATACGTGAAGGCTTTGCTAAACCTAATCGAATACCCACCCGAGCATTATGAGAGGATAGTCACGATAGCAGCCACGAGCGAGGGCGTGTCGAGGAGGGAAATAGGAAGACACACGTGGGCTAACCTAAGGGTTATGTGGAATATGCCTAGGGATGGGTTCAGGCAGTTGTATGATCAGTTGCCCGGCGATAAGCCGCCATTCGAGGAGGTCTGGAAATTGACGGGTGGAAACCCAAGAATACTCGAGAGGCTTTACATGAGGAATTGGGACGTGAACGAGGTCATAAACAGCCTCATCAGGGAGAAGGGGCTTTCACCGGACTTCGTTAGGAGGTGGGCGGGTCACCTTAGGGAGGCCGTTGGTGATCCGGATTACCTGTGGTTTAACGCACCCGGGGAATTAATCAATGAGTTAATCGAGAGGAACCTCATCACATACTTCCTACCCAAGAGAAAACCAGACTACTGGGTGGACACACCACCACCAGAAAAGGATGAAGAACTCGGGATCGGAAAATACGTAGCATGGCAAACACCAATACACAGGGAAGCCGTGAGAAGGGCACTGGAGGAATCTACGTAA
- a CDS encoding PaREP1 family protein — translation MDAEVLERPLPKPTTEDYVGARLLEALVEARLALEFLSKGLVRNAAGKAFQAWRALLAALLRLELNNLLRVVRSDEERNWLVNKAVPRVPTTRMKALSQMLEEVGHHGVLPWTTVALELHDYQYNGPDPDLVMSKYRNREEAAVDVKLLMRELIRRIEELKARVKWTDELENALTELKRELGS, via the coding sequence GTGGATGCGGAAGTCCTTGAGAGGCCCTTGCCCAAGCCAACCACTGAGGATTACGTGGGTGCTAGGCTTTTGGAGGCCTTGGTCGAGGCTAGGCTTGCCCTTGAGTTCCTGAGCAAGGGTCTTGTCAGGAATGCGGCTGGTAAGGCTTTCCAGGCATGGAGGGCTTTACTGGCTGCGTTATTGAGGCTCGAACTTAATAATCTCCTAAGGGTTGTAAGGAGTGATGAGGAGAGGAATTGGCTAGTAAATAAGGCTGTGCCGAGGGTACCAACCACGAGGATGAAGGCACTATCACAAATGCTTGAGGAGGTTGGCCACCACGGAGTATTACCATGGACCACGGTGGCCCTAGAACTACATGATTATCAGTACAATGGGCCGGACCCAGATTTGGTAATGAGCAAGTACAGGAATAGGGAGGAGGCCGCGGTAGACGTGAAACTACTCATGAGGGAGTTGATTAGGCGCATTGAGGAGTTAAAGGCGAGGGTAAAATGGACCGATGAGCTCGAGAACGCATTGACGGAACTAAAGAGAGAACTTGGATCTTAG
- a CDS encoding PaREP1 family protein, whose amino-acid sequence MSTVVVDVPRTLYEEAVRRGLNVEELLITTLIKVLNLDPEVAVRARLELAVKYLNEGRDLIDKDPVQASEKLYKAAEEVVKALAMHYDLRDVLARVEGRGRWIVIDLARAVASIADRLGKWFEGAWDAANYLHVWGFHEAKLDSELVRRRLPDIKRMVQEAQKVVINEGRA is encoded by the coding sequence ATGAGTACTGTGGTTGTTGATGTGCCGAGGACGCTTTATGAGGAGGCTGTGAGGAGGGGTCTCAATGTTGAGGAGTTGTTAATAACAACGTTGATTAAGGTGTTGAACCTGGACCCTGAGGTGGCTGTTAGGGCTAGGCTTGAGTTGGCGGTTAAGTACCTGAACGAGGGTAGGGATTTAATCGATAAGGACCCCGTGCAGGCCAGCGAGAAGCTCTACAAGGCCGCTGAGGAGGTTGTTAAGGCCTTAGCAATGCATTACGACTTGAGGGATGTGTTGGCAAGGGTTGAGGGTAGGGGTAGGTGGATAGTCATTGACTTGGCTAGGGCTGTGGCGTCGATAGCCGATAGGTTGGGTAAGTGGTTTGAGGGGGCTTGGGATGCCGCGAATTACCTACACGTCTGGGGGTTTCATGAGGCAAAGCTGGACAGTGAGTTGGTTAGGAGGAGATTGCCGGACATAAAGAGGATGGTTCAGGAGGCCCAGAAGGTAGTAATTAATGAGGGACGAGCCTGA
- a CDS encoding glycosyltransferase, which translates to MVKASVVWLNYNSMGFIDVVLRSLGSFLDLDFDGYELIVVDNASTDGSFERIKKFIEEHKPSGVRVKIVRNERNLGYAGGMNVGWEARDSDSKYVAFVNNDLIATPQSLAKLIEYMEGDEKVAATSGLIKYPNGKIYSAGWSTDDILTAINICGKADLTRCPTANRPHEVTYADGAYYLVRVDAVKRFGFDGKPFIDETFLYADDALLGIRLWNFGYATHYVPVEAGIHYASLTTRGTGLIKYYPLRAKFIAYAFIKTIHYSTVSIYYARIKALSWTLCKVGLKQYCTMYKAVTDGWELGMRFRNRYGFLDLNKAPHIKLPTYVVMAHVFFPIRSTFLRNRFVTHDDLVLTS; encoded by the coding sequence ATGGTTAAGGCGTCTGTGGTTTGGCTTAATTATAATAGTATGGGGTTTATTGATGTGGTGTTGAGGAGTCTTGGGTCTTTTCTTGATCTTGATTTTGATGGTTATGAGTTGATTGTTGTTGATAATGCCTCCACGGATGGTAGCTTTGAGCGTATTAAGAAGTTCATTGAGGAGCATAAGCCAAGCGGTGTTAGGGTTAAGATAGTACGCAATGAGAGGAATCTTGGTTATGCTGGTGGTATGAATGTTGGTTGGGAAGCCAGGGATTCGGACTCGAAGTATGTGGCCTTCGTGAACAACGACCTAATAGCCACACCACAATCACTGGCCAAGCTAATCGAGTACATGGAGGGAGACGAGAAGGTGGCAGCAACAAGCGGACTAATAAAATACCCAAACGGAAAAATATACTCAGCGGGGTGGAGTACTGATGACATACTTACCGCAATAAATATATGCGGTAAGGCTGATTTAACAAGGTGCCCCACTGCAAATAGGCCTCATGAGGTTACCTATGCCGATGGCGCGTATTATCTAGTAAGGGTGGATGCCGTTAAACGTTTTGGTTTTGATGGCAAACCTTTTATTGATGAGACCTTTCTTTACGCAGATGATGCGCTGCTGGGCATAAGACTTTGGAATTTTGGTTATGCCACCCATTACGTACCTGTCGAGGCCGGTATACACTACGCATCATTAACGACGAGAGGCACAGGTCTCATTAAGTATTACCCACTTAGGGCTAAATTCATAGCATATGCCTTCATAAAGACTATTCATTATAGTACAGTATCCATTTATTACGCTAGGATCAAGGCATTATCATGGACACTATGTAAGGTGGGCCTTAAACAATACTGCACGATGTATAAAGCCGTTACTGATGGCTGGGAATTAGGGATGAGGTTCAGGAATAGATATGGATTCCTCGACTTGAACAAAGCGCCGCATATTAAGTTACCAACCTATGTAGTGATGGCTCATGTATTCTTCCCAATAAGGTCAACATTCCTAAGGAATAGATTTGTGACTCATGACGATTTAGTGCTAACGAGTTAA
- a CDS encoding glycosyltransferase, whose amino-acid sequence MKDLCRVSGRCSFIEVGFNSGVAYALMRGVRYAVVNYSPDWLLFLDDDTVVLDGAVRRALGFYEGLPRPVRDRVGLIKLGSENGNCRTYEILYLAFSGTLIKSGIALKTCCRTNFFLDQAHDLYTKVRELGHLTLKINCKLIGHKLEKFQYLHHQGS is encoded by the coding sequence ATTAAGGACTTATGCCGTGTGTCTGGCAGGTGCTCATTCATTGAGGTTGGCTTTAACTCTGGCGTTGCCTATGCCTTGATGAGGGGTGTTCGTTATGCCGTGGTTAATTACAGCCCTGATTGGTTGTTGTTTCTTGATGATGATACTGTTGTGCTTGATGGTGCTGTGAGGAGGGCCTTGGGTTTTTATGAGGGTTTGCCCAGGCCCGTTAGGGATAGAGTTGGCTTAATTAAGCTTGGCTCGGAAAATGGCAATTGCAGGACTTATGAGATTCTTTATTTGGCATTCTCGGGAACCCTTATTAAAAGTGGCATAGCCCTGAAAACATGCTGTAGAACAAACTTCTTCCTAGACCAGGCTCACGACCTATACACAAAGGTAAGAGAACTAGGCCACCTAACACTAAAAATAAACTGCAAACTAATAGGGCATAAACTCGAGAAATTCCAATACCTGCATCATCAAGGATCCTGA
- a CDS encoding glycosyltransferase, whose translation MTRIMNNEAIAYVTGLNINTYPRPLFIKRALGDSLKLYRLRTIIGHLRGEDEFTDVNINTEDVMENYVNNALHAGKNLIYMLPRVHDCVRIDRVDEFTALSIESLYVPFFRKIRERTVIILNTVGALAAMSTGKRVVIDLMDLWSCSAEGLRLNALDYHVLRRAWQVWAWSRAITALLRRIGISNVRYVPFGIDLGRFDPMRVSTSIFFERYRDLEGKVLIGYSGGMWIVNGKERIGVEKIIRAFKLIEDRVKGDAVLVMQTSRSVIPMIKKYGIRNYVYISQTRFNDPFRLSLLRAMDIKVLTATKYLPVYLSERTTMFQYMTSEGAIIAEKTPGVLGVLKHMYNAYMVNLGDVNAMAQAMLELVNDRKLRNYLGGNARKDIETKYNINVISHNIRKYLELN comes from the coding sequence ATGACTAGGATTATGAATAATGAAGCAATCGCATACGTAACTGGTCTCAACATAAATACATATCCTAGACCGCTATTCATTAAACGCGCATTGGGAGACTCCCTTAAACTTTATAGGTTAAGAACGATAATTGGGCATTTACGAGGTGAGGATGAATTCACAGACGTGAATATCAATACCGAGGACGTAATGGAGAATTACGTTAATAACGCCCTACATGCAGGAAAAAATCTAATCTACATGCTGCCACGGGTTCATGATTGTGTACGAATAGATAGGGTCGATGAATTCACAGCCTTGTCAATAGAATCATTGTATGTGCCGTTCTTTAGAAAAATACGTGAAAGAACGGTGATAATATTAAATACCGTGGGCGCACTCGCGGCCATGAGTACTGGCAAAAGGGTTGTCATTGATTTGATGGATTTATGGTCATGCAGTGCTGAGGGGTTGCGTTTGAATGCCCTTGATTACCATGTGCTTAGGAGGGCATGGCAGGTATGGGCTTGGTCGAGGGCAATAACGGCGTTACTTAGAAGAATCGGGATAAGTAATGTGAGGTACGTGCCCTTCGGCATAGACTTAGGTCGATTCGATCCAATGAGGGTATCGACGAGCATATTCTTTGAGAGGTATAGGGATCTTGAGGGTAAGGTGCTCATTGGCTATAGTGGCGGTATGTGGATCGTGAATGGCAAAGAGAGAATTGGCGTTGAGAAGATAATACGCGCATTCAAGTTAATTGAGGATAGGGTTAAGGGCGATGCGGTTCTTGTTATGCAGACATCGAGGTCGGTAATACCAATGATTAAGAAGTACGGCATTAGGAATTATGTATACATAAGCCAAACGAGGTTTAACGATCCATTCAGGCTATCGTTGCTGCGTGCAATGGATATTAAGGTATTAACCGCCACTAAGTACTTACCAGTGTACTTGTCGGAGAGAACCACGATGTTCCAATACATGACCAGTGAGGGGGCAATAATAGCCGAGAAAACACCAGGTGTATTAGGCGTCTTAAAGCACATGTATAATGCATATATGGTGAACTTAGGTGACGTAAATGCCATGGCACAGGCAATGCTAGAACTAGTAAATGACAGAAAATTAAGGAATTACTTAGGAGGTAATGCGAGAAAGGACATAGAGACGAAATATAATATAAACGTCATCTCCCACAACATAAGGAAGTACCTCGAATTAAATTAA
- a CDS encoding glycosyltransferase — protein sequence MDGHIAYITRFNPMIFPRPLFMKKAIPGLNIYLLSLRRSLFYNEPISGETNGGSKQAGVTHGLINAVKGIDPLRIIEPCHRQDGSFDGLSLTKEMMYGILFFKKLRERYVIIKNTIGALAAINNGKRVIIDLMDLWHCERNYVIFNSIDLYTLRRARCVIAWSKAITALLRRSLPGQCVEYLPFGIDLDLMDPLRSSSNLLFERYPDLNGKVIIGYSGGGEWYHGIDKLIQAFSLIEKFNKDEIYLVIQTWGQNQRVKALLKGYGLRHYELVPGTLFNDPLRLSLLRASNILILTASESPGVYLAERSTMFHYMASGNAIVAEETPGTLGVLRHMKTAYMFKFNNVKDLANGILLLIDDGNLMKKLGMNARYELETKYSWNNALKVKLNKILDEVMND from the coding sequence CCAAGGCCATTATTCATGAAGAAGGCAATACCTGGGCTAAACATATATTTACTAAGTCTAAGGCGTTCACTGTTCTATAATGAACCAATAAGCGGTGAAACAAATGGTGGGTCAAAGCAAGCGGGTGTTACTCACGGATTAATCAATGCCGTAAAGGGAATAGACCCTTTAAGAATAATTGAGCCATGCCATAGGCAGGATGGAAGCTTCGATGGATTATCATTAACTAAGGAAATGATGTATGGGATCCTATTCTTTAAGAAATTACGTGAGAGATACGTAATCATTAAAAACACGATAGGCGCCTTGGCCGCCATTAATAATGGGAAGAGGGTGATAATTGACTTAATGGACCTATGGCATTGCGAACGAAATTATGTAATATTTAACTCAATTGACCTATACACACTTAGAAGGGCTAGGTGCGTCATTGCGTGGTCAAAGGCAATAACTGCGTTATTACGTAGATCGTTACCAGGGCAGTGCGTGGAGTACCTACCATTTGGTATTGACTTAGACCTTATGGATCCCCTAAGATCCTCATCTAACTTATTATTTGAGAGGTACCCAGATTTAAATGGGAAGGTGATCATAGGCTACAGTGGCGGTGGTGAGTGGTATCACGGTATTGATAAACTAATTCAAGCATTCTCATTAATAGAGAAATTCAATAAGGACGAGATTTACCTAGTTATTCAGACCTGGGGCCAAAACCAGAGGGTTAAGGCGCTACTTAAGGGGTATGGGCTAAGACATTATGAATTAGTACCAGGTACGTTATTTAACGATCCGTTAAGACTATCATTACTTAGAGCCAGTAATATTCTCATTTTAACGGCTTCAGAATCACCCGGCGTATATTTAGCCGAGAGGTCAACAATGTTTCATTACATGGCCAGCGGAAATGCCATAGTGGCTGAGGAGACGCCAGGAACGTTAGGAGTATTAAGGCACATGAAGACTGCGTATATGTTCAAGTTTAATAATGTTAAGGACTTGGCTAATGGCATATTGCTCTTAATTGACGATGGTAATTTAATGAAGAAACTAGGTATGAATGCGAGGTATGAATTGGAGACTAAATACTCATGGAATAATGCATTAAAGGTTAAACTGAATAAGATACTGGATGAGGTAATGAATGACTAG